The following are from one region of the Penaeus chinensis breed Huanghai No. 1 chromosome 5, ASM1920278v2, whole genome shotgun sequence genome:
- the LOC125025658 gene encoding telomere length regulation protein TEL2 homolog isoform X1, producing the protein MLNMWRVRELTEKVTNMVMNYTEVEAKVREATNDEAWGPTGPQMQELAQSTFYYEQFPEVMGMLWKRMLQDNRAAWRRTYKSLLLLNYLVRNGSERVVTSAREHIYDLRTLENYKFIDELGKDQGMNIRVKAKDLIDFIQDDNRLREERKKAKKNKDKYVGVSSESMGFRSSSQSDWDGWGSSRRKEEDDFGSRFEDSPNASEDEIEDAVDPVNEYRDEEMSPKTGGKASLGGSGIGSRGSSAPVKKSSKPSKMVDLGAAATFGRDRNSTQSPQTTPSKTKAQNNDLLDNLFGSQASNGTSSPSKTSPTSAEDDFDPRAGEAGGAEKPDFGDFNSAFGNAAAPANGNSDFADFSNFSQTTPETPGGSSNASLLMGISAPTPAAAPASSATSPVAPAAPAPHSSNMDLLDDLLGSATTSPSSSSVAAVPPSTPSVASSDLLGGLGGSLGGALTPTPAATSPIMPVSTMPASRPPQNEPGDQNRDELATKPETEGVNNTPEQAEARSQLILTQLRALSNGLQEEISKRSPDQERVINLLENVSDHLAGACTPQKYAGIDQLSYEGWLFRQHFYGPIISTLLNNFTADGILRKHKEYHDIVWNLIKAGYFEENLNILLCIISNAELKSAKLAVSVLEDLLLSSCFLDCLLRGCSEPLGKGENDSMWDETVRLLVSLPERIANKLRKDTPERLLPSSFCKIVALQILQALVCVADGLNHDISGTVEPVAKLLGQLCYVSDTQSVLLPIMRWLGVWVKKNPIIQRVSFKMFARLPSLTSERVLTALLKMNMNSKDLFSVIGDCGVTNAKMKYLLTQKFLITRHLPYTQSVPTIIDYLALADPTNELLKASFSQLLEVWCDKSIVTHSSFEYHTFITKGLMACVSHFNPKDVEACKHETIQKLLHGMANHLDNPSQQMKVLGMVVGEELTKVLHSGGPSLKFEYEDDDLTFELKALACKQREESCPEVAPSDCDSNDTSLFEDFEAELHSIGILKKGSHESLESKNIASRDSHLQKRKEDTKKCLIEVIMEDDSKHMESKAELDSDDDEFEPYDMSNDTCQSKVKEPAYPQEVLEYIVEGEVDKVEAALRVCEGIVQQEMKEQDSELAVEMTKVLLHLDNKYNLEDFDERRTRSLCALTVSHPRECAFYLGGEFFERNYTMKQRKDILHTLGQAAIELSGVSPQTNSLKSGEQRKALQPNSMKEAAGFFFFPLVRGVTEPRPHLDLLDADRYLLCDLLRTLGLLVRVTGQCEITTKMAGCLLELTWSLRVQNDPEIRGACLESLSSALEAVPDTVLLSLVPGEMVELRQWLAVTLQQDRDRRCQLLAAKLALRLDRCFADMIGLPKSS; encoded by the exons GCAATGGCTCTGAACGTGTTGTCACTTCTGCCAGGGAGCACATCTATGACCTCAGGACACTTGAGAACTACAAATTTATAGATGAGCTTGGAAAGGATCAGGGCATGAACATCAG AGTAAAAGCCAAGGATTTGATTGACTTCATCCAGGATGACAACAGGTTACGAGAGGAGCgtaagaaagcaaagaaaaacaaagacaagtatGTGGGTGTGTCTTCAGAGTCCATGGGATTCCGCAGCTCATCACAAA GTGACTGGGATGGCTGGGGGagcagcagaagaaaagaagaggatgattTTGGATCCCGCTTTGAAGATTCGCCAAATGCAag TGAGGATGAGATTGAGGATGCAGTGGATCCAGTCAACGAGTATCGTGATGAGGAGATGAGCCCCAAGACAGGTGGAAAGGCTTCCCTGGGTGGCAGTGGCATTGGTAGTAGAGGCAGCTCCGCCCCAGTCAAGAAGTCGTCTAAGCCCTCCAAGATGGTGGACCTTGGGGCTGCAGCCACCTTCGGCAGAGACAGAAATAGCACACAATCGCCACAG ACCACACCCTCAAAGACGAAGGCCCAAAACAATGACCTCCTTGATAACCTTTTTGGAAGCCAGGCAAGCAACGGGACTTCCAGCCCCTCCAAAACCTCACCAACTAGTGCAGAGGATGACTTTGACCCAAGGGCGGGTGAGGCAGGAGGCGCAGAGAAACCAGACTTTGGAGACTTCAACTCAGCTTTTGGCAATGCTGCTGCACCAGCAAATGG GAATAGTGATTTTGCTGACTTCTCAAACTTCAGTCAAACTACCCCAGAAACTCCAG GTGGCTCCTCCAATGCCTCCCTGCTGATGGGCATCTCTGCCCCCACACCTGCTGCTGCCCCAGCTTCCTCTGCCACCTCCCCTGTAGCccctgctgcccctgcccctcatAGTAGTAACATGGACCTGCTGGACGATTTGTTAGGCTCGGCCAccacctcgccctcctcctcgtctGTTGCAGCagtccccccttccacccccagcGTAGCTTCATCTGATCTTCTTGGGGGGCTTGGGGGGAGCCTGGGCGGGGCCCTCACTCCCACCCCAGCAGCCACCTCCCCTATCATGCCTGTCAGCACCATGCCAG CATCAAGACCTCCACAAAATGAGCCTGGCGATCAGAACAGAGATGAGTTGGCCACCAAGCCTGAGACTGAAGGTGTAAACAACACACCAGAACAGGCTGAGGCAAGATCCCAGCTGATTCTAACCCAACTCAGAGCCCTCTCGAATGGTCTCCAGGAAGAGATCTCGAAAAGGAGCCCAGATCAAGAGAGGGTCATAAACTTGTTAGAGAATGTGAGTGACCACCTGGCAGGAGCTTGCACCCCCCAGAAGTATGCTGGCATAGACCAGCTATCCTATGAGGGGTGGCTGTTCCGGCAGCATTTCTATGGGCCAATAATTAGTACACTGCTTAATAATTTTACAGCAGATGGCATTCTGAGAAAGCATAAAGAATACCATGATATTGTCTGGAACCTCATCAAGGCAGGTTATTTTGAGGAGAACCTGAATATTTTGCTTTGTATTATCAGTAATGCAGAACTAAAATCTGCCAAGTTGGCTGTCTCTGTTCTAGAGGACCTCTTGTTGTCTAGTTGCTTTTTGGATTGTCTCCTGAGGGGCTGTTCAGAGCCACTAGGGAAAGGCGAGAATGATTCCATGTGGGATGAAACAGTTCGACTATTAGTGTCACTGCCTGAGAGAATAGCCAATAAACTTCGGAAAGATACTCCAGAGAGACTCTTGCCAAGCAGTTTTTGTAAAATTGTGGCCCTGCAGATCCTCCAGGCTCTGGTTTGTGTTGCTGATGGCTTGAATCATGATATCTCTGGTACTGTGGAACCTGTTGCTAAACTTTTGGGACAGTTGTGCTATGTTAGTGACACGCAATCAGTTTTGCTTCCAATAATGCGTTGGTTGGGAGTGTGGGTCAAGAAAAATCCCATAATTCAAAGAGTATCCTTCAAAATGTTTGCCAGATTGCCCAGCTTAACAAGTGAAAGGGTCTTGACTGCACTTCTGAAGATGAATATGAACTCTAAGGATCTCTTCTCTGTGATTGGAGACTGTGGTGTAACAAATGCCAAGATGAAGTATCTTTTAACACAAAAATTCCTAATCACCAGACATCTTCCATATACCCAGTCTGTGCCAACCATTATTGATTACCTTGCTTTGGCAGACCCAACCAATGAGTTGCTGAAAGCTTCCTTCTCCCAGTTACTGGAGGTGTGGTGTGACAAGAGCATTGTGACACACTCCTCGTTTGAGTACCACACCTTCATCACCAAGGGTCTAATGGCTTGTGTCTCTCATTTCAACCCAAAGGATGTTGAGGCTTGCAAGCATGAAACCATACAGAAACTGTTGCATGGAATGGCAAACCACTTAGACAATCCCAGTCAGCAAATGAAGGTATTGGGTATGGTCGTTGGGGAGGAGTTGACAAAAGTGCTTCACTCTGGAGGCCCAAGTCTAAAGTTTgagtatgaagatgatgatcttACCTTTGAGTTGAAAGCCCTTGCttgtaaacagagagaggagtCTTGTCCAGAAGTGGCTCCATCagattgtgatagtaatgatacctcTCTGTTTGAAGATTTTGAAGCTGAATTACATAGCATTGGCATACTAAAGAAAGGTTCCCATGAGAGTTTAGAATCTAAGAATATTGCAAGCAGAGACAGCCACttgcagaagagaaaagaagatacaaAAAAGTGCTTGATAGAAGTGATTATGGAAGATGATTCCAAACACATGGAATCTAAAGCAGAacttgacagtgatgatgatgagtttgAGCCCTATGACATGTCAAATGACACATGTCAGTCAAAGGTCAAGGAACCTGCATATCCTCAAGAAGTATTAGAATACATCGTAGAAGGTGAAGTAGATAAGGTGGAAGCAGCCCTCAGAGTATGTGAAGGGATTGTGCAGCAAGAAATGAAGGAGCAAGACTCTGAGTTGGCTGTGGAGATGACCAAGGTATTGCTGCACCTTGACAACAAGTACAACCTGGAGGATTTTGATGAGAGACGTACCAGGTCACTCTGTGCGCTTACAGTCTCACATCCGCGTGAGTGTGCCTTTTACCTGGGAGGAGAATTCTTTGAAAGGAATTACAcaatgaaacagagaaaggacATCCTTCACACATTAGGGCAAGCAGCTATAGAACTCTCAGGGGTGTCGCCTCAAACAAACTCTCTGAAATCCGGGGAGCAGAGGAAAGCACTACAGCCAAATTCTATGAAAGAGGCTgctggtttcttcttcttcccactcgTGAGAGGTGTCACGGAACCTCGACCACACCTTGACCTCTTGGATGCAGACCGTTATCTCTTGTGTGACCTGCTCCGTACCCTTGGCCTCTTAGTGAGAGTGACAGGCCAGTGTGAGATTACAACCAAGATGGCTGGCTGCCTGCTGGAGCTCACCTGGTCCCTTAGGGTCCAAAACGACCCTGAAATCAGGGGAGCATGTTTGGAGAGTTTGTCATCAGCGCTGGAGGCTGTCCCAGATACAGTGCTGCTATCTCTGGTTCCTGGGGAGATGGTGGAACTACGGCAGTGGCTGGCTGTGACCTTGCAACAGGACAGGGACCGCAGATGTCAGCTCTTGGCAGCCAAGCTAGCACTCCGGCTTGACAGATGCTTTGCTGATATGATAGGCCTCCCAAAGTCATCCTGA
- the LOC125025658 gene encoding telomere length regulation protein TEL2 homolog isoform X2, whose product MLNMWRVRELTEKVTNMVMNYTEVEAKVREATNDEAWGPTGPQMQELAQSTFYYEQFPEVMGMLWKRMLQDNRAAWRRTYKSLLLLNYLVRNGSERVVTSAREHIYDLRTLENYKFIDELGKDQGMNIRVKAKDLIDFIQDDNRLREERKKAKKNKDKYVGVSSESMGFRSSSQSDWDGWGSSRRKEEDDFGSRFEDSPNASEDEIEDAVDPVNEYRDEEMSPKTGGKASLGGSGIGSRGSSAPVKKSSKPSKMVDLGAAATFGRDRNSTQSPQTTPSKTKAQNNDLLDNLFGSQASNGTSSPSKTSPTSAEDDFDPRAGEAGGAEKPDFGDFNSAFGNAAAPANGNSDFADFSNFSQTTPETPASRPPQNEPGDQNRDELATKPETEGVNNTPEQAEARSQLILTQLRALSNGLQEEISKRSPDQERVINLLENVSDHLAGACTPQKYAGIDQLSYEGWLFRQHFYGPIISTLLNNFTADGILRKHKEYHDIVWNLIKAGYFEENLNILLCIISNAELKSAKLAVSVLEDLLLSSCFLDCLLRGCSEPLGKGENDSMWDETVRLLVSLPERIANKLRKDTPERLLPSSFCKIVALQILQALVCVADGLNHDISGTVEPVAKLLGQLCYVSDTQSVLLPIMRWLGVWVKKNPIIQRVSFKMFARLPSLTSERVLTALLKMNMNSKDLFSVIGDCGVTNAKMKYLLTQKFLITRHLPYTQSVPTIIDYLALADPTNELLKASFSQLLEVWCDKSIVTHSSFEYHTFITKGLMACVSHFNPKDVEACKHETIQKLLHGMANHLDNPSQQMKVLGMVVGEELTKVLHSGGPSLKFEYEDDDLTFELKALACKQREESCPEVAPSDCDSNDTSLFEDFEAELHSIGILKKGSHESLESKNIASRDSHLQKRKEDTKKCLIEVIMEDDSKHMESKAELDSDDDEFEPYDMSNDTCQSKVKEPAYPQEVLEYIVEGEVDKVEAALRVCEGIVQQEMKEQDSELAVEMTKVLLHLDNKYNLEDFDERRTRSLCALTVSHPRECAFYLGGEFFERNYTMKQRKDILHTLGQAAIELSGVSPQTNSLKSGEQRKALQPNSMKEAAGFFFFPLVRGVTEPRPHLDLLDADRYLLCDLLRTLGLLVRVTGQCEITTKMAGCLLELTWSLRVQNDPEIRGACLESLSSALEAVPDTVLLSLVPGEMVELRQWLAVTLQQDRDRRCQLLAAKLALRLDRCFADMIGLPKSS is encoded by the exons GCAATGGCTCTGAACGTGTTGTCACTTCTGCCAGGGAGCACATCTATGACCTCAGGACACTTGAGAACTACAAATTTATAGATGAGCTTGGAAAGGATCAGGGCATGAACATCAG AGTAAAAGCCAAGGATTTGATTGACTTCATCCAGGATGACAACAGGTTACGAGAGGAGCgtaagaaagcaaagaaaaacaaagacaagtatGTGGGTGTGTCTTCAGAGTCCATGGGATTCCGCAGCTCATCACAAA GTGACTGGGATGGCTGGGGGagcagcagaagaaaagaagaggatgattTTGGATCCCGCTTTGAAGATTCGCCAAATGCAag TGAGGATGAGATTGAGGATGCAGTGGATCCAGTCAACGAGTATCGTGATGAGGAGATGAGCCCCAAGACAGGTGGAAAGGCTTCCCTGGGTGGCAGTGGCATTGGTAGTAGAGGCAGCTCCGCCCCAGTCAAGAAGTCGTCTAAGCCCTCCAAGATGGTGGACCTTGGGGCTGCAGCCACCTTCGGCAGAGACAGAAATAGCACACAATCGCCACAG ACCACACCCTCAAAGACGAAGGCCCAAAACAATGACCTCCTTGATAACCTTTTTGGAAGCCAGGCAAGCAACGGGACTTCCAGCCCCTCCAAAACCTCACCAACTAGTGCAGAGGATGACTTTGACCCAAGGGCGGGTGAGGCAGGAGGCGCAGAGAAACCAGACTTTGGAGACTTCAACTCAGCTTTTGGCAATGCTGCTGCACCAGCAAATGG GAATAGTGATTTTGCTGACTTCTCAAACTTCAGTCAAACTACCCCAGAAACTCCAG CATCAAGACCTCCACAAAATGAGCCTGGCGATCAGAACAGAGATGAGTTGGCCACCAAGCCTGAGACTGAAGGTGTAAACAACACACCAGAACAGGCTGAGGCAAGATCCCAGCTGATTCTAACCCAACTCAGAGCCCTCTCGAATGGTCTCCAGGAAGAGATCTCGAAAAGGAGCCCAGATCAAGAGAGGGTCATAAACTTGTTAGAGAATGTGAGTGACCACCTGGCAGGAGCTTGCACCCCCCAGAAGTATGCTGGCATAGACCAGCTATCCTATGAGGGGTGGCTGTTCCGGCAGCATTTCTATGGGCCAATAATTAGTACACTGCTTAATAATTTTACAGCAGATGGCATTCTGAGAAAGCATAAAGAATACCATGATATTGTCTGGAACCTCATCAAGGCAGGTTATTTTGAGGAGAACCTGAATATTTTGCTTTGTATTATCAGTAATGCAGAACTAAAATCTGCCAAGTTGGCTGTCTCTGTTCTAGAGGACCTCTTGTTGTCTAGTTGCTTTTTGGATTGTCTCCTGAGGGGCTGTTCAGAGCCACTAGGGAAAGGCGAGAATGATTCCATGTGGGATGAAACAGTTCGACTATTAGTGTCACTGCCTGAGAGAATAGCCAATAAACTTCGGAAAGATACTCCAGAGAGACTCTTGCCAAGCAGTTTTTGTAAAATTGTGGCCCTGCAGATCCTCCAGGCTCTGGTTTGTGTTGCTGATGGCTTGAATCATGATATCTCTGGTACTGTGGAACCTGTTGCTAAACTTTTGGGACAGTTGTGCTATGTTAGTGACACGCAATCAGTTTTGCTTCCAATAATGCGTTGGTTGGGAGTGTGGGTCAAGAAAAATCCCATAATTCAAAGAGTATCCTTCAAAATGTTTGCCAGATTGCCCAGCTTAACAAGTGAAAGGGTCTTGACTGCACTTCTGAAGATGAATATGAACTCTAAGGATCTCTTCTCTGTGATTGGAGACTGTGGTGTAACAAATGCCAAGATGAAGTATCTTTTAACACAAAAATTCCTAATCACCAGACATCTTCCATATACCCAGTCTGTGCCAACCATTATTGATTACCTTGCTTTGGCAGACCCAACCAATGAGTTGCTGAAAGCTTCCTTCTCCCAGTTACTGGAGGTGTGGTGTGACAAGAGCATTGTGACACACTCCTCGTTTGAGTACCACACCTTCATCACCAAGGGTCTAATGGCTTGTGTCTCTCATTTCAACCCAAAGGATGTTGAGGCTTGCAAGCATGAAACCATACAGAAACTGTTGCATGGAATGGCAAACCACTTAGACAATCCCAGTCAGCAAATGAAGGTATTGGGTATGGTCGTTGGGGAGGAGTTGACAAAAGTGCTTCACTCTGGAGGCCCAAGTCTAAAGTTTgagtatgaagatgatgatcttACCTTTGAGTTGAAAGCCCTTGCttgtaaacagagagaggagtCTTGTCCAGAAGTGGCTCCATCagattgtgatagtaatgatacctcTCTGTTTGAAGATTTTGAAGCTGAATTACATAGCATTGGCATACTAAAGAAAGGTTCCCATGAGAGTTTAGAATCTAAGAATATTGCAAGCAGAGACAGCCACttgcagaagagaaaagaagatacaaAAAAGTGCTTGATAGAAGTGATTATGGAAGATGATTCCAAACACATGGAATCTAAAGCAGAacttgacagtgatgatgatgagtttgAGCCCTATGACATGTCAAATGACACATGTCAGTCAAAGGTCAAGGAACCTGCATATCCTCAAGAAGTATTAGAATACATCGTAGAAGGTGAAGTAGATAAGGTGGAAGCAGCCCTCAGAGTATGTGAAGGGATTGTGCAGCAAGAAATGAAGGAGCAAGACTCTGAGTTGGCTGTGGAGATGACCAAGGTATTGCTGCACCTTGACAACAAGTACAACCTGGAGGATTTTGATGAGAGACGTACCAGGTCACTCTGTGCGCTTACAGTCTCACATCCGCGTGAGTGTGCCTTTTACCTGGGAGGAGAATTCTTTGAAAGGAATTACAcaatgaaacagagaaaggacATCCTTCACACATTAGGGCAAGCAGCTATAGAACTCTCAGGGGTGTCGCCTCAAACAAACTCTCTGAAATCCGGGGAGCAGAGGAAAGCACTACAGCCAAATTCTATGAAAGAGGCTgctggtttcttcttcttcccactcgTGAGAGGTGTCACGGAACCTCGACCACACCTTGACCTCTTGGATGCAGACCGTTATCTCTTGTGTGACCTGCTCCGTACCCTTGGCCTCTTAGTGAGAGTGACAGGCCAGTGTGAGATTACAACCAAGATGGCTGGCTGCCTGCTGGAGCTCACCTGGTCCCTTAGGGTCCAAAACGACCCTGAAATCAGGGGAGCATGTTTGGAGAGTTTGTCATCAGCGCTGGAGGCTGTCCCAGATACAGTGCTGCTATCTCTGGTTCCTGGGGAGATGGTGGAACTACGGCAGTGGCTGGCTGTGACCTTGCAACAGGACAGGGACCGCAGATGTCAGCTCTTGGCAGCCAAGCTAGCACTCCGGCTTGACAGATGCTTTGCTGATATGATAGGCCTCCCAAAGTCATCCTGA